In the genome of Brachypodium distachyon strain Bd21 chromosome 3, Brachypodium_distachyon_v3.0, whole genome shotgun sequence, the window CTGTTATCTTGCTGCAACCCTCGAGGCTAACTTGCTTAACAGATTTTCCATGCACCTTCACCAGGGAAGAAACAGCTAGATCTGTGATGTTCTTGCAACCACTCAAGTCAACCTTGACAAAAGCACCCTCAGAAGATCCAATCAAAGGAAGAAGCCCATTGTCAGTGATCTCACCAAGACCACTCAGGTCGACTTGCTCCAACTGGGGGCAAATCATCCCCACCACAGCCAAGCTTGCATCAGTAAAACCCGGACAATCCTTGATGGTCAAGAAACGAAGTGATTTGCAGACAGGAAGCTGTGCAGGAGCAGAGCAGATATCCTTGACACCCAAGCATTTCACCAAAGAGAGAGTCCTGAACTTCTGGCTGCAGTTAATAAGGCAAGCAAGAACACCAACAAGAGTAACCCTGTTGCATTCTTCAAGCTGCAGGTTTTCCAACAACTTTGCTGATTCTGCAAAAGCCTTAAGACCAGCGTCTGATACATGTCCACTCTTCTTGAGGCAAAGCTGTTTCAAGCTTGAGCAGAACTTGGCAATAGAAGCAAGCGCAAGATCGGTGATCCCAGGGCAAGAGTTAACACTGATGCACCTCAATTTCTGCAGGCCGGATGCATTGGCCATCACCCAGAATCCCCTCTCTCCAACAGCAGCAAGGCGGGCAAGTGTAAGATCTGTGACAGACTTCCCATAGTACCCAATCACGGCAAGCGAAGCATCAGTGATGTTCAAGCCCTGGAGACGGATCTTGGCCAGGGAGGCGGAAGCCGAGCACACAAGGCTAGAGATGCCCTGGTCACCCACACGCGCACAGTTCTTGATGCTCACAGCCTGCAGCTTCGAGCAGCACCGGCCAATCGCCCTCAGGCCCTCGTTGGCAACACCAGAGCACGCCTCAATGGTCAGAGACACCAAGTTCGGGCACCCCTGAGCAACAGCAGTAAGGCCCTTGTCTGTGATGAGCGGGCAAGAAGTGATATCCAGACGCTCCAGCAAGGGGCACCCGGCTGCGATCTCGGCAAGCGCAGAATCGGTCACAAGCGGCACATCCCACAGGGCGAGCGAGCAGAGGTTCGGGCTGCCACGGGCAACAGCCAAGAGGCCCTGGTCCGTGACGCCACGAGTCGGGTGGCTCCCACGGACGGCGAGCTTCTCCAGCCCGCCGCGGGATCCGGCAACGAcagccatggcggcgaggCGCACATCGGTGGCCTCCTTACCCTCGAGGACCCTCTCGACGCAGGGATCCACGGGGGAATCGTCGGTGTCCTCCTCCATGACGAACTCCTCGTTGAGATCAGGAAGGGACGGGGGAgcggccgccgtggcctgGCCGAGCTCAGAGGCCCGGATGCTGGCGAGGAGCGCAAGCCAGCGGCGGGAGACGCAGGCGGAGTCGGCGCGCTCGCGGCCGCCGGGTAGGCGGCGCAGGACCTCGAAGAGGCACTCGTCCGGGAGCGCGTCGAGGGACGGCTGCGGGGGCTGCCTCTGCTGCTTCTTGCTGGCCCTCAcgcactccgccgccgccgcggcgaccGCCGACGCGGCCACGAAAGACCGCttccgctgctgccgctgcacaACCAccacccctccgccgccgcggcagaaCATCCCGGCCAGCTCCGCCGGGACAGAGACGAGGCACCCACCATCTGAACACCCAATCGAAGAACACATCATCAGCCACAcgcaaaaaacaaaactttgCTTCGAGGAAACCCAACAATAACAAGCAAAGAAACCGccaacagaaaaaagagatATATCTCTCTATCTCTTACCTCCGTATGCGTGGAAGGCAGGCATGCTGAATCGCCCAAGAACAAAGAGATCCctcccaagaagaagaacaagagcaGAGTCAAGAACAaatccaccgccgccgccgcaggatCTGAACTACCGGAGGAGGCCTTAAGCATTTACAGGCGACCACCACCGGAGCAGGTGATCGTTAACGGAAAGCCGAACCCTATCGCCGCCGCGACAGGGAAAAAAGGGAACGACGACTAGACGAAGAAGAGAAACCACCAAACAAACCTCTCTGCTGCGAGAAGATGGGGGAAGAGGAAAGTGGGGGGCATAGGAATAGGAGAAGAATCGGAGAGAGAGAAGGCGTGGAGGAATTTAATAATCTGAGAGAGACAGGCTGCTGCTCTTGGGGCTCCCCAAGGGGCAACTTGCGCTGGCTGGATGCACTGAACCTCTTTTCTGGGGTGGGGTTTGCGTTGGAGCTCGTTCGTGGTACTCACTGTCCCCGCCCCGCTGCATACATTGCACATGCAAGCGTCTTGGTGTCCGGGAGCATGATATCTCGGGAGGAACTATTCTTCCCTAGCTTCTTTTCCATTTCAATTTTGGTGGAAGAAagcttttttttcattttcttttgacaggttattttcttttttgagaaagatggaaggctattttttttttctcattggGGTTGAAGAGTCAAGAGTGGATTTTGGTGGAAAATCCGGTTCCACCCCTCAGGGTGTCGACACGTGGAAGGAGCCGATTGTGAGGACATTTTAGACAAACGACATATCTCGAGATATTTTTGCAATTCATGTTAGATTTAACAAAAATACGTTCGTTTTTTTAAAGCTACTTCTATTTTAAACATGAGGCATGTTAGGAAATGTTACTCCGTGCTGTTTGTATTCATGAGACCATTACTTGCAAATTGCAACAGGTCACACTACCAAATTTTTTATATAATATGACTTATTGTTTTTCTATATGACGAGAAATGCACAAGAGAAGACTGTTTTCTCCCCCCATTATGTATTTAAAAAAGAATTATTATTTCGAGACATGTACACCAAATATGTTTACGTTTCCAAATCAAGTTCGCTATGGGAATTTCTCCAATCCTTTTTAAAAAACTAATCCCTAATTGTTAAAAAAACCACTAAATATCACTAGccacccaaaaaacgtgggaaGCCCACTGAAAACAGGAGCACCAAATCGCAAAAGCAAAGGGACTTTTCACATAAAAGACGACTGAATACATTGCCCGGAATAAACAGCAGCACGGCATGTGAAGAaggatctgttttttttcccttcattctttttcatgaaaatttaGTCTTCTCTTCTCCACCACACCAAGGAACAGCACAGCCTTGACCGGCTGTGTGCAGGGAACCTGGACCCAGAGCGAGTCATGAGTTCCCTCCCCGCACCTACCGTATGGTATGGTATGGAGTAGAAAGAAAGAAccttataaaaataaaaataagacaaTAAGTGTCTAACTTTTGTTGAAGCGTACAAGTGAATTGGCTAGTTTTTTCTATCAGATCGATCTTGTTGAAGTGTATAAGTGAATTGGCTATCTCTTTatatcagatcggtcttttggtaaCTTTCACTGGTGCGTGAAGCTTGACAatcatttatttgttttactACAGTGCAGTAGCATAGTTTTAAACATAAAAGACATTCAAGACATGTCGATTCATACGGTTGGTTCTTAACAAGTTAACAGTACTACTTCCTTCGTCGCAAAATAAGTGAGATGAGTTTGTATAgattttatacaaatccacatcaaattcacgtcacttgttttaggacggagggagtatatgatttttattatgtatttatttatttcatttcAAGTAACTTCAAAATTCTCAGAAACAAAAGAAGTAGTCTGAGAGTCGTCAGATTCAGAAAAAGATTACATGTTTGTTGTTGGTTTGACTTTTTAACTTTTCAGTTTTGCCATCCTCCCCCGTGACCCATTTTATTCGAGAGCTAGCTGTTGGTGCCAACGGGAAACATGTAAAAAAATCCTTCCAGATCGACGGTGCAATGCGTGAACGTGGAAAGAAAAAGCGGGGTGGGGATATGATCCGGGCTAATCCGGAACTTAATTAAAAACACCGAGGCGTACGTACGGCGTTTGGCCGCGCCGATCAAGTTGGGCAGGCACAGGATCGCCTCCCTCGTCGTCTTGCCCATACAATACGGTTTATCAGGACTCCCATTCCCACTGGCACCACTTGGCATTTGGTGGTGCAAATTCTTTAAGGCAACAGCTGCGTGCGATCTTCTCTAATCGCCAAGTTGATCTTCATCATTCGATTTGTTTATCTTGCTAATTAATGGCTTCCGTGATAAGCGATCGATGACGGGAAGGGGGATATGTTTTTGCATAGCAGCCGGCTGGCGTGGAAGACTCGCAACGAAATGAAGTGCACCTGGTCCGGAGCTTCGGGGGATCTCCAGATGGGCATATCGTTCCTGTGATCTAGGGAACGCTGCTCTGAACATGGGCCTCTGGCTGTTGCCGTCCCGGTGAGCTGCATGCCTGCACCGGGCGGATGACATGACATTAGGTGGATTCATAAGAGAGCCAAACGGAAAATCGGATTATCAGGGGTGAGTGTTGCGCGAGTGCTactgtgttttctcaaaagaaaaatcggATTTGTCTATATCCGCATGTATTTATACGCTACTGCTTCGTTTGGATGTTGATAGGAGGAGTCTTGAAAATGAATTAGGCTCAATACCAAATCAGCCTTTGTATTGAATTGTTTGGTAGGAGTGTAGTTTTACCCAAGTGGACACTGACGGAGCTACCTTGGAGCCAAACTGAGCCATGGCCCGCCCaagaattttgcaaaaaaaaataagttacTACTATTAATCTTGGCCTAACCCAGCATTCACAGAAGCTTTTTACGGTGCCTGCCTGCCTCTGCCTGGAGTAGTCACCACTCCCCCGCATCCTTGCGCCCTCGAGGACAACGAACGGAAGCCATAGCCAGGGCCCAGGGCCGCACCGCATGCTgcgtgcttgctgctgctcacCCACTGCGCTgcatcgcctcgccgtgccTGCAGCCCTGCATcacctcgcctcgccgcgcccGTAGCCCAGCAGTCGCAGCccctgctgctccgccgccgcgtggcTGCCGTGCAGGCCCGCCGCTGGTTGCCGCCCCGCAGGCTGTCCTACGCCCTGCGCCCCTCCTTTTCCCGAATTTCTCTATACATGTATTTTTCTTGCTTTTCCTAAATTCCTAGTATGCAATTTGTCAATTTCGtaacatatatttttgtttcttgccCCAATTTCTCTATAGAGGTAGCAATTTTTTGGTATAACTAGTAATATTATATTCCTATGTATGTATTGCTGATATGCAGCCAATGAGAACATAAGATTTGAGCAATGAGAAATACTTAGTGAAGTCACATCATTAAGAACGATTTTTTTACGGGgaattaaaaacaaaattttgtgtttttcttttgacctGGTCCGCCCATGAATTTTCTCGTAGCTCCGCCACTGCAAGTGGATTGTGTATTTGAGTGAATTTAAGTGTTTATCCTATACTCTAAATCTCTTTCTACATTACTATAGTGGAGTCTGTTTTTGGAATTATCCCTTGTAGTCCGACGGATCATTTAGGACTTTAGTATTTGAATTTGGATGGAATAATCGGCTACGAACCATTTTGAAAACTCTTGtaccaaataaaatctagaGTATACAAAACGGGCATGAAGAAAGTCGCACGTAAGTGCTTTATGTTGAATTAGAGGAAAGGTTACACCCAACTAAAAACTTTGTGTCCTTGAATATATACACGTATGCAGGCTCGTGGGTTGCCCGCTCCGCTTTCATCCACAGGCCACACCAATCAATCCAGCCATTCGTTGCGTGCAAAACAATTGCGCTAATACCTGAATCCCGGTTTCCTAAAGAAAATACTCCATCTGAATCCCTGTGCCGCGATGGGTTCACATGCACCGAGCGTCCAAGCGTGTACACGAAAACGACCCCCAAAAGAGAGAAAACGACTTCTCCCGATGAACCCAAACCCAGCTATTTATTACGAAAAGGCGGGTCGTTCTGGCTACCTGACACTGCCAAACCGGCTCACTGAGAAAGCAGCCAGGAGAGAAGAAACACGAGTGTCTGGCGTGCTTACGCAAGCAGCCGGCAAGGCCTGTGACGGAGGGGCCTGTCAGTAGATCCGTGGTCCGGGGCTAAGATCCGCGGCGACGTGGCGCGCTCTGGATCAAGCGTCCGCGACTCGTCCCGATCGCGGTTTTGCAGGTGAGTCCACGCCGTCGGTGTCAGCTCTCAAAATCGGGAAACAGCGTTGCACCTTGCACGCAACGGCCGAGCTAaattctcctttttcttttccgcaGTGGAGACTGTATTGGACATATCGTTGCACGCACACCATACACGCTAACACGCACCCGTTGTAAATTATTCTATCCTTTGCAAAGTGTGGAACCTGTTTTAATTAACTAAGACTGGACTTTTTGGTCGACCGTTACTCCACGAACAATGCGGTTCATATGATGCAAAATCATAACTTGTAAGCTCTATTGCTATTTTCAATACGAGTCTGATATACCCACTCCGTTctgaaataagtgatgtggcttatataaatccacgtcagttatttGAGGACGGAAGGAGTGGTATACTTCATTCGCTTGTAAATACTAGTATTGCCTCAAATTCCTAGGTTTATAAGAAGTCATATCTTTGTGCTAAGAGGAAATTACACCGTGAGTTCATGAACTTGGCAGCGATGTTCAGTCtcatccattaacttgaaaaCTCCTCAAATGACTCACTAAACTTGACAGCTCtgctcattttagtccaaatggcCAGATTCGGGCGAAATTTGATCACGATGACATGTGACGTGGATTTGGCCGTTCGAGTAGGCGTCGCCGAACCCATTGACATAGCCATTCGCGTGGACGCTGTGTATGCCGGCCCGAAGTGGGTTTAccggcgagggcggcgtcTCCCCATTCTGGAGATTCGAGGGGGTTAAACAGAAAAAGGTCCATAACCAGAAAATTGTGAAAAAACCCCTCACACGTCGGCCAGGTCCACGACACATGCCAGCATTGCCGAATTCCACCTGATTTTGgccatttggactaaaatgaacaAAGCTGCCAAGTTTAGTGAGTCATTTGAACAGttttcaagttaatggatgaaactgaacatcgctgccaagttcatggaccTGTAGTGTAATTTCCTCTTGTGCTAAGTcaaagttttaaatttttgaccaagtttatagaaacaCGTATCAACACTGCAATATCGGATGAGTATACAATGAAAATTTATATCATTACTAatttaacaaaactaatttaaagtCATTTATGTTGTTAGATATTTTTATAAACTTTGTCAAAGCTTAGAAGTTTGGCTTAGGACAAAGTTGgaacttcttacatttagaaaATGGAGGGAATAGCTAAATACACGCTGCGGTGCTTTTTCCTTAGGTTACCAAAATTTGTGCTAAATAACTattatctcaaaatatatattagtGTAGTCAAAAAAATCGTGATGCATAGATCTACCATATTGAATGAAAGCAACTACAATTATTTTCAAGCAATACATGTAATAGTTTTAATGGAGTGAACAAACGACCACTATAAGTCAGATCCTTATAAGTAACTAGCTCAGAGGACGTACTTTTGCTACGaactaagaaaaaaatataggtAAAAACATCATGATAGTCAGACTAGACTTTGCTATATTTGAATTATGAACCCAAACACATTGATATCGGAGATGAGAAGTAGAAGACGGAGAAACAGAGGGTTATGGCTCGGTGATGCAACTCACGGGTTTGCAAAGTCTGACTTGTCAAGAgcgagaagaaaaaaagaggttaGAAATGAGAGAAGGACggccaccaactccaaacttCATGAGTAGAGAAGATAAAAACAatatgttctagctttgtgcTAAGTCAATTTTAagaaaatttgacaaaatttatagaaaaatctaccaataTCTACAACTCCAGGGTACTATTTCAgttcctaaatgtaaaaaGTTGTAGGTTTGTCCTAATTAAAACTTATTAtattttgaccaagtttatagaataatctaccaacatctaaaACTCTAAGTTACTTTGATTACATCCGgcttgatatatattttcatagtatagtTATTTGATATAGTGATATTGATAGATTTTTCATAACCTTGGTCAATTTAAAAGGCATTTAGGAACAGAGTAGTTTTATTAGGTCCGTAACAATagtattaatttgttttttctatgtTTAATACTTCTCTGATACATAAAAAGTATTGtccatttagtacaaaatttatactaaTTTAGTAGCGATACTTAGTTCTTATGGATTAGAGTAacacatacttcctccgtctcatattaattgatttaaatttgtcaaaatatggatatatttatgtataaaaagcgtttagatacatttaatagaaaatcacttgaAATGGAATAGAAATGGTATGTTATTGCAAAAGATGACACTGCTACATAACTTACAGTATTTTTTAACATTATCTTAAGAAGATATTATAGGCGTAGAACGTGTACAAGAGAGTCTTCCTCCTAAGAAGCAGGAGGAGATCGTACTTCGGATCAGAGACGGATCCGTGCGCAACAACGACCAACTAACGCAGAGAAGAAGCCGCTTTTCTCCTTGACGATTCCGTCCAGACTCTCGAGTCCCTTTCGTCCCCGGCAGCTCGGTGCGTTGCAACTTCCAAGGCGAGCTGCACATGGACGTATACTTCGAGGATATAGTATTTTGTTGCAGGATTAAACGCAGTTTATTATTACTACCGGTCGACACGTCGCCGTCGGTGGTCGAGAAGTTCACACCTGCCCAATATCTTCCCGCTCTCGCGGAGAACGACGACCGGACCGAGTCTGCCGCCAGCCAGCGTTTATCTCTAATCTGGAGTTCTGGACACACTGATTGGCTGCGATTTGTACGTaagcagcaagcaagcaggTCTGATAATCGCACTACGACTTAATCCAGTTGCGTTGTTTTGGTTGGGTCTAATCGGGATGTTCTGCATATGTTTTGTCAGCCTACGTTGtgcttcctccgtttcataattcttgtcgaaatgttatatgtatctagacattttttagaatagatacattcatttttagacaaatttgtgacaaaaattataaaacggagagagtagtaacTAACTGAGGGAAGAAGCATCGGGCACCTCTGTCcgtgtcctttttttttttagaatactCCGTTGCCGTGTCAGGTGCGAGGAGAACGCCTTCGTCGTCTCCCCTCCTCCTACGACCCACGGCCCCCGACAGGTCGACAGCCTCGACGCTCGGGCCGCGTTTTCTGTGCTTGCTGGGCCTCCCGACCGAGCCCAGGTTCTGCCCGAGCTACTTGGCGAGACCAAATCTCGCATATAGCCCAATTAACCCAATCTGTTGTTTTACATCTTATTAGCCCGTTCCtagttttttctaaaaaaaagaagaatccCATCCCTAGTTCTGATTTCTAACCATAGGCATCAGCCCCCCATCAGGCCGCGACCGTTAACAGAGCggggtctgcccgtccccgcccagccatacatcagtggtgGTCGCGCGAGCCACTGATGTATCTAGCGCGACCGCCACTAATGTACCATCATTCCTCGCgagatacatcagtggcggtcaattaagagacgaccgttactgatggaccacacatcagtaacggtcgtcttAACGCGCCCACCACTGATGTATGGtacatatcagtaacggtcgctctcggcccgaccgttactgatgtgtggtacatTAGTAACGGGCCGAGTTAAAgcgattatcagtaacggtcgcccaagtcccgaccgccactgatgatcgtCGCAGTTTAAGTACGCggggcagagccgcagctggtcgcgcgtcgtaacggaccagctgcggccccttcttttccggcgacggcggagccCTGCACGaacccgccatggccgccggcagcaggtagcccctcctcctccctctcccttcctcctctctccccccgctggccgccggcgagctccactCTTTGAGACCGAagtttccctctcccttgcgagctctctctccctcccgatctatctcgccggcctccaatttccgaagttccccaattttaaatttttgagctccggccgccggccaaaatgcggcctcttcctcgtcgctCGGAGCTTCTCtttcccttgcgagctctctctcgctcccgatCTTACTCGCtagcctccaatttctctccgaatgtctctaatttcaaatttttagttagccccggttaattaacaccttaatctcCTTGTTAAttattaggctaactattttgctttgtgttttcttgtgtattgtgttgtagattgaaggaccgttcttggatgtatgccacggaaagaatcaatgctcgatcgataaccgaatggacggtcttttttggagtcgcaaaaggtgatatggaacgaaaaggacttgtgatgatgtgttgtccatgtcgca includes:
- the LOC100826977 gene encoding EIN3-binding F-box protein 1, whose amino-acid sequence is MPAFHAYGDGGCLVSVPAELAGMFCRGGGGVVVVQRQQRKRSFVAASAVAAAAAECVRASKKQQRQPPQPSLDALPDECLFEVLRRLPGGRERADSACVSRRWLALLASIRASELGQATAAAPPSLPDLNEEFVMEEDTDDSPVDPCVERVLEGKEATDVRLAAMAVVAGSRGGLEKLAVRGSHPTRGVTDQGLLAVARGSPNLCSLALWDVPLVTDSALAEIAAGCPLLERLDITSCPLITDKGLTAVAQGCPNLVSLTIEACSGVANEGLRAIGRCCSKLQAVSIKNCARVGDQGISSLVCSASASLAKIRLQGLNITDASLAVIGYYGKSVTDLTLARLAAVGERGFWVMANASGLQKLRCISVNSCPGITDLALASIAKFCSSLKQLCLKKSGHVSDAGLKAFAESAKLLENLQLEECNRVTLVGVLACLINCSQKFRTLSLVKCLGVKDICSAPAQLPVCKSLRFLTIKDCPGFTDASLAVVGMICPQLEQVDLSGLGEITDNGLLPLIGSSEGAFVKVDLSGCKNITDLAVSSLVKVHGKSVKQVSLEGCSKITDASLFSISENCTELAELDLSNCMVSDSGVASLASTSNFKLRVLSLFGCSNVTQRSVPFLGNMGKLEGLNIQFCNMIGNHNIASLEKQLWWCDILA